The Primulina huaijiensis isolate GDHJ02 unplaced genomic scaffold, ASM1229523v2 scaffold207398, whole genome shotgun sequence genome includes the window ttaccaattcataaataatttatgtactaattaaatcatttacaataattaattatacTAATTTATCAATAATTCGTGTACCATAACAGATTTTACTCTTTCATTAATCAAATAATGCTATTTCGAAATGgatgttatatttttcaatagtcAGACAAATCATACTGTGGATATATTCGGTCGCCggagttttatattttcaggCTAATGTTCTTTGCCTGTTAACTACCAAGCTTCAACTATCACCAGAACCGAACAAGTTACCGGCCTTCAACCTAATACCCCTAGCCCCTACGACAGTTACGAGAACTAATCAATCCAGAAACGAGCGTAGAAAAGGTGATATGAAGGCAATTGAAATTAAGATTAGAGATTGGCCCATGAAAAAGAATCTAGACATGCATTGATAATTGAAATATCAagaaccaaaactcacactctAGGAGAGATATAGGCAAAGAAAACAGATCCAGAAGCCACTGAATGAAGCATGAAATTAAATAACCCAACAATACAGACGAGGGGACGTTCCATGAGCTCTTTATAGTTTACCTCACAAGAGGAATGAGCAGGTACTCAGCATAGAAGAGCTGCATAAATTAATGGGAGACATTAGAGATTTTTTTTCATTGAGCCTTCACACGGCTCCGCAGTTAACCGAGGGAACCATAGTTCATCACGCTTTCTTGACGAAGTGGATTGATTGATTACCTTCCATATGAACATGTAAAAAGATGTGATCGCAACCTTGTTCTTCAAATCGGTTGATTTTGCACGGTTCCATAGCAACAAACCCAATATGGTATGACCAATTACCTAAAATACAAGTGCAAAGAGAAGAAAGAGGTTGAACGAATTGGTGACCATCGAACGGATTATACTTGACCAAGATAAATTTAAGATACCCTGGTTATCAATCTTCATGATCGGCAATATCACAATCTCCTCAATGTAAAAGTTGGGACATTAAAGTTTCTTGCTGACAAAACATTGAATCTCgtaacataaatttttatactTAATCAAGGCAATTTCTATGTGGCAATAGTTTTTCCCTTTTTCTATTTGAGAAGGGTTTTAGACTTAGAACGGTCTTCTTAAGATTATTTCGAGCTTCTGATATTTCGTCTACCTCTAACACAGGTTGATGGTGCTTGTGACATATAATCACAATTTGCGCTATCGGCCCATCCTACGTGTCAGATTAAGAAGCAAGAAAGTAGATGTGAAAGATAAGATTACCGTTGTCCACTTGCTCCAAGTGCAAGAGGATGTTGCTCCCACCAACAAAGCAACAGCATATGCGATTTCAAGAAGAAATATACAAACCCAAAAAACCTGTTATAATTGCATTAGAAAATCAAACATTACCATATACCAATAAGAAACGACATTGAGAATGTCATTTCAGAATGGAATGGCATATTAGTTGATCGTAACCTTTTCTTGGCCCAATCGAACAGTAAAAGACTGGATTCCATAAATCTTGTCCCCCACAATATCAGGTATGTCCTATAAATATCAAGTTCCAGAGTAAAAAATACTGGTCTCCCAACAGTTTTCGGAGCGTACACAAAATAAAGATCACTTACCTTGAATAATGCTATGACCACTGAGAAGAAGCTCATGAAAGCAGTTGCAAATATTACAGGCTTTGCAAAGACAGCTGGTCTACCAAAAACAAACATCTGAAAACGGCAAATAACGTAAACATAAAGTTTATAAACTTGCAACATAGAGCATCACTAGAAAAATGCATAAGAACTGCACTAAGAGAAACCAGAAAGTCACATCATATTTCCTCTCCTGTTCAGATCTAAATTTTACAGCTATCAACTCAATTTTAATTCTAGATTTACCTCGTATGGAAAAGGTATTGAACATCAACACTAGGCAGATCATAACTTCATCTAAGGACATAGTTTATGTCATAAAAGGATCAACTAATTTGTATAAATGGGCAGCAATATCAATCAGTAGCAATGAGATAGCAAATATTTAAGACTTGCTGCAGTATTATGAAAAACTTTATATTTGATTCCACTACACAAGTAAGCATAAATGTTAGAATATTTCTATTACCCTAAGTTTTGATGATTGACAAAATAGCATAATCGAGTTGTTTTAGGTCCAACCGCTCTATCTTCAGGTTTTCAGACAGCTGGATCAAATTCAAGTCGTTTAGACAAGAgtattagaagatcaagatgtTTTGGCAAGATTGTCTGAACTTCAACTGGAAGATATCATCTGTCAAACTGACCGGTAATACACGTGCTCAAAC containing:
- the LOC140966621 gene encoding homogentisate phytyltransferase 1, chloroplastic-like, producing the protein MLQVYKLYVYVICRFQMFVFGRPAVFAKPVIFATAFMSFFSVVIALFKDIPDIVGDKIYGIQSFTVRLGQEKVFWVCIFLLEIAYAVALLVGATSSCTWSKWTTVIGHTILGLLLWNRAKSTDLKNKVAITSFYMFIWKLFYAEYLLIPLVR